Proteins found in one Sorghum bicolor cultivar BTx623 chromosome 1, Sorghum_bicolor_NCBIv3, whole genome shotgun sequence genomic segment:
- the LOC110431705 gene encoding uncharacterized protein LOC110431705 — MAPAAHVVGRRQGGGRGGALDDGARGAAPEKEAAVKRVGYFDLPPVVATAASLNPCDEEIGAEDGDETRFRVVAVEYRALIFCCSTTLALLGSDPHLFAALACATPRCRSMSYGESSKSLMRRISNKLTMEQEITVIRNWFT; from the exons ATGGCGCCGGCGGCGCACGTGGTTGGCCGGCGGCAAGGAGGCGGCCGCGGGGGTGCTCTGGACGACGGTGCGCGTGGGGCGGCGCCAGAGAAGGAGGCAGCGGTG aagcgggTTGGATACTTCGATCTGCCACCCGTTGTCGCTACTGCAGCATCACTCAATCCGTGCGACGAGGAGATTGGGGCGGAGGATGGGGACGAGACCCGCTTCCGTGTGGTCGCCGTTGAGTATCGTGCGCTCATCTTCTGCTGCAGCACCACCCTCGCGCTGCTCGGATCCGATCCCCACCTGTTCGCCGCTCTGGCATGTGCCACGCCGCGTTGCCGATCGATGAGTTACG GAGAATCATCAAAATCACTCATGCGAAGGATCTCGAATAAATTaacgatggagcaagagatcacAGTGATCAGGAATTGGTTCACTTAA